A genomic stretch from Hymenobacter psoromatis includes:
- a CDS encoding sodium:solute symporter: MKLHLIDFLIIATYLLATVGIGLYYRKKSSQDKDSYMLGGRTLPWYKLGLSDASDMFDISGTMWMVSLCFVYGMKSIWIPWLWPVFNQVFLMMYLSRWLRRSGASTGAEWLATRFGQKGPGVWASHQVVIAFALLSCLGFLAYGFVGLGKFIEIFIPWNLVSGYIPFHVAPQYVPHVYGIVFTLFAMFYSIIGGMHSIVLGDIIKYCIMTVACIAIAIIAYINLQGHELAVPKGWFNPFFGWRLGLDWSKLIPEVNSKISSDGYSLFGIFFMMMAFKGIFASLAGPAPNYDMQKILSTRSPEEASKMSGFVSIILLPIRYALIIGLTILGLLYYHQMDLRTATGAIDFERILPATINNFLPAGLAGLVLTGLLGAFMGTFSGTVNAAQAYVVNDIYLKYVNPQASTSRIMSMNYVVGVLVVAVGVLLGFLARDVNTVLQFIVSALYGGYIASNVLKWHWWRFNATGFFVGMTTGIVAAGFFGFFIESGNLLYWFPLLFGISLAGSIIGTYLSPPTEAAVLHHFYKTVRPWGFWGPVLAEVQALDPTFQPNRNFKRNMFNIVLGIIAQLCLTILPMYLLLSQHVPLAVVVVILIIVGTILKKTWWNRLSDD; encoded by the coding sequence ATGAAGCTCCACCTCATAGACTTCCTCATCATCGCCACCTACCTGCTGGCGACGGTGGGCATTGGCCTCTACTACCGCAAAAAGTCGAGCCAGGATAAGGACAGCTACATGCTGGGCGGCCGCACCCTGCCCTGGTACAAGCTGGGTTTGAGCGACGCCTCGGACATGTTCGACATCAGCGGCACGATGTGGATGGTGAGTTTGTGCTTCGTCTATGGCATGAAAAGCATCTGGATTCCCTGGCTCTGGCCGGTGTTCAACCAGGTGTTTCTGATGATGTACCTCTCGCGCTGGCTGCGGCGCTCGGGGGCCAGCACCGGGGCCGAGTGGCTGGCCACGCGCTTTGGGCAGAAGGGGCCGGGCGTGTGGGCCTCGCACCAGGTCGTCATCGCGTTTGCGCTGCTGAGCTGTCTGGGCTTCCTGGCCTATGGCTTCGTGGGGCTGGGTAAGTTCATTGAGATATTCATTCCCTGGAACTTGGTAAGCGGCTACATTCCCTTCCACGTAGCGCCGCAATACGTGCCGCACGTGTATGGCATCGTGTTCACGCTCTTCGCCATGTTCTACTCCATCATCGGCGGGATGCACAGCATCGTGCTGGGCGATATTATCAAGTACTGCATCATGACGGTGGCCTGCATCGCCATTGCCATCATCGCTTACATCAATCTGCAAGGCCACGAATTGGCGGTGCCTAAGGGCTGGTTCAACCCGTTTTTCGGCTGGCGGCTGGGGCTCGACTGGTCGAAACTCATCCCCGAAGTCAATAGTAAAATCTCCAGCGACGGATATTCGCTGTTCGGTATTTTCTTCATGATGATGGCCTTCAAAGGCATTTTCGCCTCGCTGGCCGGCCCCGCGCCGAACTACGATATGCAGAAAATCCTGAGCACCCGCTCGCCCGAAGAAGCCAGCAAGATGAGCGGCTTCGTTTCGATTATTCTCCTACCCATCCGCTACGCGCTCATCATCGGCCTCACCATTCTGGGCCTGCTCTACTACCACCAGATGGACCTGCGCACCGCCACCGGGGCCATCGACTTCGAGCGCATTCTGCCCGCCACCATCAATAACTTTCTGCCGGCCGGCCTGGCCGGGCTGGTGCTCACCGGCCTGCTGGGCGCGTTCATGGGTACGTTCAGCGGCACCGTGAACGCGGCGCAGGCGTACGTAGTGAATGATATCTACCTCAAATACGTGAATCCGCAGGCCAGCACCAGCCGCATCATGTCCATGAACTACGTGGTGGGGGTGTTGGTCGTGGCCGTGGGCGTGCTGCTGGGCTTCCTGGCCCGCGATGTGAACACGGTGTTGCAGTTCATCGTGTCGGCGCTCTACGGCGGCTACATCGCTTCCAACGTGCTCAAGTGGCATTGGTGGCGCTTCAACGCCACGGGCTTTTTCGTGGGCATGACCACGGGCATTGTGGCGGCGGGTTTTTTCGGCTTTTTCATCGAGTCGGGCAATTTGCTGTATTGGTTTCCGCTGCTGTTCGGCATCTCGCTGGCGGGCTCCATCATCGGCACCTACCTCTCGCCGCCCACCGAGGCGGCCGTGCTGCATCATTTCTATAAAACGGTGCGCCCCTGGGGCTTCTGGGGTCCGGTGCTGGCCGAGGTGCAGGCCCTGGACCCCACCTTTCAGCCCAACCGCAACTTCAAGCGCAACATGTTCAACATCGTGCTGGGCATTATTGCGCAGCTCTGCCTCACCATTCTGCCAATGTACCTGCTGCTGAGCCAGCACGTGCCGCTGGCCGTGGTAGTGGTCATTCTGATTATCGTGGGCACCATCCTGAAAAAAACCTGGTGGAATCGCCTGAGCGATGACTAG
- a CDS encoding PA-phosphatase → MPYPPSGAARWPAGRHLTWLVPALTLAYFFLSHWLLGFHAEQVVLVVLVNGCYFLSGFTRRLITGFSIFLVYWVLYDYLKIIPNYLVRAVDIASLYHAEKSLFGIHSQGLLLTPNEYWLLHKHTWLDVACGIFYLCWVPVPLVFAGYLFFTNRRLFFEFSLTFLIVNLLGFTLYYLHPAAPPWYVQQHGFAFQPLKLGSTAGLARFDAYFGVGLFQSIYAKNSNVFAAMPSLHSAYPVVVLYYAVKNRSGWLNLFFLSVMLGIWFAAVYNSHHYVLDVLAGITTALTGIFILQLLLARSLVFKRFVAAFMRATDPAA, encoded by the coding sequence ATGCCCTACCCCCCTTCTGGTGCCGCACGCTGGCCCGCCGGCCGCCATCTCACCTGGCTGGTGCCGGCGCTCACGCTGGCTTATTTTTTTCTTTCGCACTGGCTGCTGGGCTTTCACGCCGAACAGGTGGTGCTGGTGGTGCTGGTCAATGGCTGCTATTTTTTATCCGGTTTCACCCGTCGCCTCATCACCGGGTTTTCTATCTTTCTGGTCTACTGGGTGTTGTATGACTACCTGAAGATTATTCCCAACTACCTGGTGCGGGCGGTGGACATCGCGTCGCTCTACCACGCTGAGAAAAGCCTGTTTGGCATCCATTCGCAGGGCCTGCTGCTGACGCCCAATGAGTACTGGCTATTGCACAAACACACCTGGCTGGACGTGGCCTGCGGCATCTTTTACCTGTGCTGGGTGCCCGTGCCGCTAGTTTTCGCGGGCTATTTATTTTTCACCAATCGCCGGCTGTTCTTTGAGTTTTCGCTCACTTTTCTCATTGTTAACCTGCTGGGGTTCACGCTCTACTACCTGCACCCGGCGGCCCCGCCCTGGTACGTGCAGCAGCACGGCTTCGCGTTTCAACCCCTGAAGCTGGGCAGCACCGCCGGCCTGGCCCGCTTCGACGCCTACTTTGGAGTTGGCCTATTTCAGTCTATCTACGCCAAGAATTCCAACGTTTTCGCGGCAATGCCCTCGCTGCATTCGGCCTACCCGGTGGTGGTGCTGTACTACGCGGTGAAAAACCGGTCGGGTTGGCTGAACCTGTTCTTTCTCAGCGTTATGCTGGGCATCTGGTTTGCGGCGGTTTACAACAGCCACCACTACGTGCTGGACGTGCTGGCCGGCATCACCACCGCGCTGACGGGTATTTTTATCCTGCAATTACTGCTGGCCAGGAGCTTGGTGTTCAAGCGGTTCGTGGCGGCTTTTATGCGCGCTACCGACCCGGCGGCGTAG
- a CDS encoding inositol-3-phosphate synthase — MKEQKGLVAPADGKLGILLPGMGAVATTLIAGVLAVRKGTAQPIGSLTQMGKIRTSTGNPVIKDFAPLTALADIEFGGWDVYEDNVYEAALKAGVLDYRTLQPVRAEMEALVPMKAAFDPRYVKNLDGTHVKTYTTKLDLAEQVIADIRNFKATRDCSRLVMVWCGSTEIYHELTDTHRTLANFEAGLRANAPHIAPSMIYAYAALREGVPFVNGAPNLTVDVPALLELAATTGTPVAGKDFKTGQTLMKTIVAPGLSARSLGVRGWFSTNILGNRDGLVLDDPDNFRTKEVSKLSVLDSVFHPQENPELYGDMYHKVRINYYPPAGDNKESWDNIDIFGWLGYPMQIKINFLCRDSILAAPLVLDLALFMDLAKRAGLAGVQEWLSFYLKSPQTAPGLRPEHDIFKQLVTLHNTLRLLMGEEPVAAASEEAYQDGPAM, encoded by the coding sequence ATGAAAGAACAAAAAGGGCTGGTTGCGCCAGCCGACGGCAAACTTGGCATCCTCCTACCCGGCATGGGAGCCGTGGCCACTACCCTCATCGCGGGCGTGCTGGCGGTGCGCAAAGGCACTGCCCAGCCCATTGGCTCGCTCACGCAGATGGGCAAAATCCGCACTTCAACCGGCAACCCCGTCATCAAAGACTTTGCCCCGCTGACGGCCCTTGCTGATATTGAGTTTGGCGGCTGGGACGTGTACGAGGACAACGTGTACGAGGCGGCCCTGAAGGCCGGCGTGCTGGACTACCGAACCTTGCAGCCCGTGCGCGCCGAGATGGAGGCGCTGGTGCCCATGAAGGCCGCGTTTGACCCGCGCTACGTCAAGAACCTGGACGGCACCCACGTCAAGACCTACACCACCAAGCTCGACCTGGCCGAGCAGGTTATCGCTGATATTCGTAACTTTAAGGCCACCCGCGACTGTAGCCGCCTGGTCATGGTGTGGTGCGGCTCGACGGAAATCTACCACGAGCTGACCGACACGCACCGCACGCTGGCCAACTTTGAGGCGGGCCTGCGGGCCAACGCGCCCCACATCGCGCCCAGCATGATATACGCCTACGCCGCCCTGCGCGAGGGCGTGCCGTTCGTGAATGGTGCCCCCAACCTGACCGTGGACGTGCCCGCGCTGCTGGAGCTGGCCGCCACCACCGGCACGCCGGTGGCCGGCAAGGACTTCAAAACGGGCCAGACCCTGATGAAAACCATCGTAGCCCCCGGCCTGAGTGCCCGCTCGCTGGGGGTGCGAGGCTGGTTCTCCACCAATATTCTGGGCAACCGCGACGGCCTGGTGCTCGACGACCCCGATAACTTCCGCACCAAGGAAGTGTCGAAGCTGAGCGTGCTCGACAGCGTGTTTCACCCCCAAGAAAACCCGGAGCTATACGGCGATATGTACCACAAGGTGCGCATCAATTACTACCCCCCCGCCGGCGACAACAAGGAGAGCTGGGACAACATCGACATCTTTGGCTGGCTGGGCTACCCGATGCAGATTAAGATTAACTTCCTCTGCCGCGACTCCATCCTGGCGGCCCCGCTGGTGCTCGACCTAGCCCTGTTTATGGACCTGGCCAAGCGCGCCGGCCTGGCGGGCGTGCAGGAGTGGCTCTCGTTCTACCTCAAGTCGCCCCAAACCGCGCCTGGCCTGCGGCCCGAGCACGACATCTTCAAGCAGCTCGTGACGCTGCACAACACCTTGCGCCTGCTCATGGGCGAAGAGCCCGTGGCCGCCGCCAGCGAAGAAGCCTACCAAGATGGTCCGGCGATGTGA
- a CDS encoding transcriptional regulator: MKQDIMREITPLTQSDCFTLFSRVKKKFDFPLHYHEEYELNLILNAGGAKRIVGDHIEVIDEVELVLVGPNLYHAWFTHKCESELITELTIQFHKDLFEDRLLRRNQLSFIKTMFDKAQRGILFSPETIERLLPRLLQLEQKNGFDSVLELFSILHDLSTSRNMRTLSDSSSDNEQFNYNSRRIEKVFEYMNANYSRPISLTEVAKVANMPEASFSRFIKKRIGSTFIDSLNEIRLGHATRMLIDTTHNVAEVAYKCGFNNISNFNRTFKKRKGCTPKEFRGNFSGNRIFI; encoded by the coding sequence ATGAAACAGGACATCATGCGCGAAATCACGCCGCTTACCCAAAGCGACTGCTTCACGCTCTTCTCGCGGGTCAAGAAAAAATTTGATTTCCCGCTGCACTACCACGAGGAATATGAGCTAAATCTTATCCTCAACGCCGGGGGTGCCAAGCGCATCGTGGGCGACCACATCGAGGTCATCGATGAGGTGGAGCTGGTGCTCGTGGGACCCAACCTCTACCACGCCTGGTTTACGCATAAGTGTGAAAGTGAGCTAATTACGGAGCTGACTATTCAGTTTCACAAGGACCTGTTTGAAGACCGGCTGCTGCGGCGCAACCAGCTCAGCTTTATCAAAACGATGTTTGACAAGGCCCAGCGCGGCATCTTGTTTTCGCCCGAAACGATTGAGCGCCTCCTACCCCGGCTGTTGCAGCTGGAGCAGAAAAATGGCTTCGACTCGGTGCTGGAATTGTTCTCCATTCTGCACGACTTGTCCACCTCGCGCAACATGCGCACTTTGTCGGACTCGTCTTCTGACAATGAGCAGTTTAACTACAACAGCCGGCGTATTGAGAAGGTATTCGAATACATGAACGCCAACTACAGCCGACCCATCAGCCTAACGGAGGTGGCGAAGGTGGCCAACATGCCCGAGGCGTCGTTCAGCCGCTTTATCAAAAAGCGCATCGGCAGCACGTTCATCGACAGCCTCAACGAAATACGGCTGGGCCACGCCACCCGCATGCTGATAGATACCACGCACAATGTGGCCGAGGTGGCCTACAAGTGCGGGTTTAATAATATCTCCAACTTCAACCGCACGTTTAAGAAGCGTAAAGGCTGCACGCCCAAGGAGTTTCGGGGTAATTTTTCGGGGAATCGGATATTTATTTAG
- a CDS encoding phosphatidylglycerophosphatase A, which yields MTQLFNLFASVLGIGYVKGGGTVAAAACCLALYLARTRDPTRRPGPATLFTLGVLAAGTLAAQRVEPEWGKDSSRVVIDEVAGMWVGMLRIPVTGPNLLAGLVLFRFFDITKPLFIKNMEELPGGVGVMMDDVLAGLYTNLLLQAGRRLGYL from the coding sequence ATTACTCAATTGTTTAATCTATTCGCCAGCGTGCTAGGCATCGGGTACGTGAAAGGCGGCGGCACGGTGGCGGCCGCCGCCTGCTGCCTCGCCTTATACCTGGCCCGCACCCGCGACCCTACGCGGCGGCCCGGCCCGGCCACCCTATTCACGCTCGGGGTGCTGGCCGCGGGCACGCTGGCCGCCCAGCGCGTCGAGCCTGAGTGGGGCAAAGACAGCTCGCGGGTTGTCATCGATGAGGTGGCGGGCATGTGGGTCGGCATGTTGCGGATTCCCGTTACGGGGCCGAACTTACTGGCCGGCCTCGTGCTGTTTCGCTTTTTTGATATCACTAAGCCTTTGTTTATCAAGAATATGGAAGAGCTACCGGGCGGCGTGGGCGTGATGATGGACGACGTGCTAGCCGGCCTCTACACCAACCTGCTGCTACAAGCCGGCCGGCGGCTGGGCTACCTATAA
- a CDS encoding alpha-mannosidase has protein sequence MTKTVLLAAMLRALSTGTFAQAQVSTPPSPADLVNPLMGTDSKPEFSNGNTYPAISRPWGMNCWLPQTGKMGNGWAYQYEANKIRGFKQTHQPSPWMNDYGQFALMPGTGRVKVDEDARASWFSHKSETAKPYYYRVYLADYDLTTEIAPTERAARFRFTFPRTDSAWVVLDALNKGSMVKLLPAQNRIVGYTTKNSGGVPANFKNYFVVEFDHPFTQARIFNDKTLVAGLQELAADHVGAAVSFKTRKGEQVQARVASSFISAEQAERNLQEIGSKDFEAVKQEGRAAWNQVLGRIEVAGGTDAQQRTFYSCLYRALLFPRRFYELDAAGQPVHYSPFNGQVLPGYLYTDTGVWDTFRALFPLLNLVYPDESAKMQAGLANDYREGGWLPEWASPGYRNVMVGNNSASVVADAYLKGVRPADPNDTNTLYEALLQDANHAGPLEAVGRAGVEYYNKLGYVPYDVKIKENAARTLEYAYDDFTIAQLAKALHKPKKEIDLYSRRSQNYRKLYDKPTGLMRGRNQNGTFETPFNPFKWGDAFTEGNSWQYTWSVFHDVQGLMNLMGGREKFATKLDSVFTLPPIFDASYYGEVIHEIREMQVADMGQYAHGNQPAQHIIYLYNYAAQPWKAQYWVREVLDRLYRPTPDGYCGDEDNGQTSAWYVFSALGFYPVCPGTDQYVLGAPLFPKATLHLPGGPDVVLNAPANSAENKYINRLTVNGQEYSRNWLSHAELVKGAVLNFEMSAQPNTTRGTGVGDAPFSMSKAEK, from the coding sequence ATGACCAAAACAGTCCTATTGGCCGCGATGTTGCGCGCGCTCAGCACGGGCACGTTCGCCCAGGCCCAAGTCTCTACCCCCCCCTCGCCGGCCGACCTCGTGAACCCGCTGATGGGCACCGACTCGAAGCCCGAGTTTTCGAACGGCAATACGTATCCGGCCATTTCGCGGCCCTGGGGCATGAACTGCTGGCTGCCCCAAACCGGCAAAATGGGCAACGGCTGGGCCTACCAGTATGAGGCCAATAAAATCCGGGGCTTCAAGCAAACGCACCAGCCCTCGCCCTGGATGAACGACTACGGCCAGTTTGCGCTCATGCCCGGCACCGGCAGGGTAAAGGTGGACGAGGACGCCCGCGCCAGCTGGTTTTCGCACAAATCCGAAACCGCCAAGCCCTACTACTACCGCGTGTACTTGGCTGATTATGACCTCACCACCGAAATAGCGCCTACCGAGCGGGCGGCCCGCTTCCGCTTCACCTTTCCGCGCACCGACAGTGCCTGGGTAGTGCTTGACGCGCTAAACAAGGGCTCGATGGTGAAGCTCCTGCCGGCCCAGAATCGCATCGTTGGCTACACCACCAAAAACAGCGGCGGCGTGCCGGCCAATTTCAAAAACTACTTCGTGGTCGAGTTCGACCACCCGTTTACCCAGGCCCGGATTTTCAACGATAAAACCTTGGTGGCGGGCCTGCAAGAGCTGGCTGCCGACCACGTGGGCGCGGCCGTGAGCTTCAAAACCCGCAAGGGTGAGCAGGTGCAGGCGCGGGTGGCCTCGTCGTTTATCAGCGCCGAGCAGGCCGAACGGAATCTGCAAGAGATTGGCAGTAAGGATTTTGAAGCCGTAAAGCAGGAAGGTCGCGCCGCCTGGAACCAGGTGCTGGGCCGCATCGAGGTGGCGGGCGGCACCGACGCGCAGCAGCGCACCTTCTACTCGTGCCTGTACCGGGCGCTGCTGTTTCCGCGCCGCTTTTATGAGCTGGACGCGGCCGGGCAGCCCGTGCACTACAGCCCCTTCAATGGCCAGGTACTACCCGGCTACCTTTACACCGACACGGGCGTGTGGGACACGTTTCGGGCGCTGTTTCCGCTGCTTAACCTGGTGTATCCTGACGAAAGCGCCAAGATGCAGGCCGGCCTCGCCAACGACTACCGCGAGGGCGGCTGGCTGCCCGAGTGGGCCAGCCCCGGCTATCGCAACGTGATGGTGGGCAACAACTCGGCCTCGGTAGTGGCCGATGCCTACCTCAAAGGCGTACGCCCCGCCGACCCAAACGACACCAACACGCTCTACGAGGCGCTCCTCCAGGATGCCAACCACGCCGGGCCGCTCGAAGCCGTGGGCCGCGCCGGCGTGGAATACTACAACAAGCTCGGCTATGTGCCTTACGATGTGAAGATTAAGGAGAATGCCGCCCGCACCCTCGAATACGCCTACGACGACTTCACCATCGCGCAGCTGGCCAAGGCCTTACATAAGCCGAAGAAGGAAATCGACCTCTACAGCCGGCGCAGCCAGAACTACCGCAAGCTCTACGACAAGCCGACCGGCCTCATGCGCGGGCGCAACCAGAACGGCACGTTCGAAACGCCCTTCAACCCCTTCAAGTGGGGCGATGCCTTCACCGAAGGCAACAGCTGGCAGTACACCTGGTCGGTGTTTCACGATGTGCAGGGCTTGATGAATCTGATGGGGGGTAGGGAAAAATTCGCGACTAAGCTCGATTCCGTGTTCACCCTACCCCCCATTTTTGACGCGAGCTACTACGGCGAAGTCATTCACGAAATCCGGGAGATGCAGGTGGCCGATATGGGCCAGTATGCCCACGGCAACCAGCCGGCCCAGCACATCATCTACCTCTACAATTACGCCGCCCAGCCCTGGAAAGCCCAGTATTGGGTGCGCGAGGTACTCGACCGCCTCTACCGCCCTACCCCCGACGGCTACTGCGGCGACGAGGACAACGGCCAAACTTCGGCCTGGTACGTGTTTTCGGCCCTGGGCTTCTACCCCGTGTGCCCCGGCACCGACCAGTACGTGCTCGGTGCGCCGCTCTTCCCCAAAGCCACCCTGCACCTGCCCGGCGGCCCCGACGTGGTGCTGAACGCGCCCGCCAACTCGGCCGAAAATAAATATATTAACCGCTTAACCGTCAACGGCCAGGAATATTCGCGCAACTGGCTCAGCCACGCCGAGCTGGTGAAAGGTGCCGTCCTAAATTTTGAGATGAGTGCCCAGCCGAATACGACCCGCGGCACGGGGGTAGGGGACGCGCCGTTTTCGATGTCGAAGGCGGAGAAGTAA
- a CDS encoding CDP-alcohol phosphatidyltransferase, whose product MTFDALRTALQGGIYQVINPFVRLLIRLGFTPNAVTLTGFGLNVGVAVLFIVGGEEGNRGDLRYVGWGGALILFAGLFDMLDGQVARLGNMQSTYGALFDSVLDRYSELFTFLGICYYLVAHHYLLGSLGAFIALIGSMMVSYTRARAEGLGVECKGGLMQRPERVVLLGVSALACGVSSAWLGGDYKLFVPGIPFHVFETMSILTFPIAVLAVLANITAVARLRQAKRALALRAAAPAAALPPSQAAKAAVLLIGLLGSSLSLVAAGQQPTPMLTYPVPSGVAHQLFYLQRDPNTNTIIYQLNVNSAGQLDEDEPINIFWLRYEEQGQRKDLNFIQRRFAYGLSARKIAPGKYALKFAAYGKVPFVLMKSGFDNAFHVYATVANKQIQLERVYLRIEGGTFWVPNVRYIELTGRDAASQKPVVERIPV is encoded by the coding sequence ATGACATTCGACGCACTCCGCACCGCGCTGCAAGGCGGCATCTACCAGGTTATCAACCCCTTCGTGCGGCTGCTGATTCGGCTGGGCTTCACGCCCAACGCCGTGACACTCACGGGCTTCGGGCTGAACGTGGGGGTAGCGGTGCTCTTCATCGTGGGCGGCGAGGAGGGCAACCGCGGCGACCTGCGCTACGTGGGCTGGGGCGGCGCGCTCATCCTGTTTGCGGGCCTCTTCGATATGCTGGACGGGCAGGTGGCGCGCCTGGGCAATATGCAGAGCACCTACGGCGCGCTGTTCGACTCAGTGCTAGACCGTTACAGCGAGCTGTTTACCTTCCTGGGCATCTGCTACTACCTGGTGGCGCACCACTACCTGCTGGGCTCGCTGGGCGCGTTCATCGCCCTCATCGGCTCGATGATGGTGAGCTACACCCGCGCCCGCGCCGAGGGCCTAGGCGTGGAGTGCAAGGGCGGCCTGATGCAGCGCCCCGAGCGGGTAGTGCTGCTGGGCGTCAGCGCCTTAGCCTGCGGCGTCAGCTCGGCCTGGCTGGGCGGCGACTATAAGCTGTTCGTGCCGGGCATTCCGTTTCACGTCTTTGAAACCATGTCGATTCTCACCTTCCCGATTGCCGTGCTGGCCGTGCTGGCCAACATTACGGCCGTGGCGCGCCTGCGCCAGGCCAAGCGGGCGCTGGCCCTGCGCGCCGCCGCGCCGGCCGCCGCCCTACCCCCCTCCCAGGCGGCGAAGGCGGCGGTGCTGCTTATCGGCTTGCTGGGCAGCAGCTTATCGCTGGTGGCGGCGGGGCAGCAGCCCACGCCCATGCTCACGTATCCGGTGCCGAGCGGCGTGGCGCACCAGCTTTTTTACTTGCAGCGCGACCCCAATACCAATACCATCATCTACCAGCTGAACGTGAACAGCGCGGGCCAGCTGGATGAGGACGAGCCCATTAATATTTTCTGGCTGCGGTATGAGGAACAGGGGCAGCGCAAGGACCTGAATTTTATTCAGCGCCGGTTTGCCTACGGCCTCAGCGCCAGAAAGATAGCGCCGGGCAAGTACGCGCTGAAATTTGCCGCCTACGGCAAGGTGCCGTTCGTGCTCATGAAGTCCGGCTTCGACAACGCCTTTCACGTGTACGCGACCGTGGCCAACAAGCAGATTCAGCTGGAGCGGGTGTACCTGCGCATTGAGGGCGGCACGTTTTGGGTGCCTAACGTCCGGTATATTGAGCTGACGGGCCGCGACGCGGCCAGCCAGAAGCCGGTGGTGGAGCGGATTCCGGTGTAG
- a CDS encoding beta-mannosidase, with amino-acid sequence MASHAHAQAVPADPAATPETKRLLSNLHKLLDKGVMFGHQDDMAYGLTPAGQRWIGEAGRSDVKSVTGSYPAVFGWELGHVELDSARSLDAVPFAKIREYIQQVYAQGGVNTISWHLDNPHDGKSAWDTTRTVQYILPGGPDHAKFVSYLDRLGNFLGSLKGAKGEAIPVIFRPFHEHTGSWFWWGEKNCTAAQYKQLYEFTINYLRDTKKLHNLLIAYSPSDVDTPAHYLERYPGDGYVDVLGVDIYYAGDGSAFKKAMAANLPILTEVAKEHHKLPALTETGSERLPDANWWTKTLLPTIAGYQLSYVLVWRNGRPDHYYAPYPGQASAADFQAFVKDKKVLLEKQIAPLKLYSKNL; translated from the coding sequence CTGGCTAGCCACGCCCACGCCCAGGCAGTTCCCGCCGACCCCGCTGCTACCCCCGAAACCAAGCGCCTGCTCAGCAACCTGCACAAGCTGCTGGATAAGGGCGTCATGTTTGGCCACCAGGATGATATGGCCTACGGCCTCACGCCCGCCGGCCAGCGCTGGATAGGCGAGGCCGGCCGCTCCGACGTGAAGTCGGTCACGGGTTCCTACCCCGCCGTTTTTGGCTGGGAGTTGGGCCACGTGGAGCTGGATAGCGCCCGCAGCCTCGATGCGGTGCCGTTTGCCAAAATCCGCGAATATATCCAGCAGGTGTACGCGCAGGGCGGCGTCAACACCATCAGCTGGCACCTCGACAACCCGCACGACGGCAAAAGCGCCTGGGATACGACGCGCACTGTGCAGTACATCCTGCCCGGCGGCCCGGACCACGCCAAATTCGTGAGCTACCTCGACCGGCTGGGCAACTTTCTGGGCAGCCTGAAAGGGGCGAAGGGTGAGGCTATTCCGGTGATTTTCCGGCCTTTCCACGAGCACACCGGCTCGTGGTTCTGGTGGGGCGAGAAGAACTGCACCGCCGCGCAGTACAAGCAACTCTACGAGTTCACTATCAACTACCTGCGCGATACCAAAAAGCTGCACAACCTGCTCATCGCCTACTCGCCTTCCGACGTTGACACCCCGGCCCACTACCTGGAACGCTACCCCGGCGACGGCTACGTGGACGTGCTGGGCGTGGACATCTACTACGCCGGCGATGGCTCGGCTTTCAAGAAAGCAATGGCGGCCAACCTGCCCATCCTCACCGAAGTAGCCAAAGAACACCACAAGCTGCCCGCCCTCACCGAAACCGGCTCGGAGCGCCTGCCCGACGCCAACTGGTGGACTAAAACCCTGCTGCCCACCATCGCGGGCTATCAGCTGAGCTACGTGCTGGTGTGGCGCAACGGCCGCCCCGACCACTACTACGCGCCCTACCCCGGCCAGGCCAGCGCGGCCGACTTCCAAGCCTTCGTGAAGGATAAAAAAGTGCTGCTGGAAAAGCAGATAGCGCCTTTGAAGCTGTATTCTAAAAATTTGTAG